One Panicum virgatum strain AP13 chromosome 3N, P.virgatum_v5, whole genome shotgun sequence DNA segment encodes these proteins:
- the LOC120665148 gene encoding uncharacterized protein LOC120665148, translated as MGARGLAALVVLLLAAALLPNTASGSDRRILEGGKPSSGEHAPAPTGAAGGSPKGDPPKESGHSSAAGQTSESHKHQKPPPPAPSPPNDTKVPSAEQGKEGGEVQASVSPPPPSPVKETDSHKDPPPGGPGSNGEGEVNGGTNPEDTGSQVNKEEMNKMKEVMEKCGASHKCSSGKEFSACLVSDNASVGSFVITVQNEGQNEINVTVKEPSNIDINKKPLHLANGAFGQMNITYIRPDGWNITLHGGNENCSIHIRQLAKRQSVSDLQQQFQMFAAYATRLNPIYGAYIFVFTVVLVGIVCACCKFAKRRGNDGVPYQQLEMGAQAPNSAVVATTTSTTDGWEDGWDDDWDDEEAPARPSDKKPTSSVSANGQSLRSQINSKDGWDVDWDD; from the exons ATGGGGGCCCGCGGGCTCGCCGCGCTTGTCGTgctcctcctcgcggcggcACTGCTCCCTAACACTGCTTCGGGTTCGGATAGGAGGATTCTGGAAGGCGGGAagcccagctccggcgag CACGCCCCTGCACCCACCGGCGCTGCAGGCGGATCTCCAAAGGGTGACCCCCCGAAGGAATCTGGGCACTCGTCGGCTGCCGGGCAGACAAGCGAGAGCCACAAGCATCAGAAACCGCCCCCGCCGGCACCGTCACCGCCAAACGATACCAAGGTACCTTCGGCAGAGCAGGGAAAGGAAGGGGGTGAGGTTCAGGCTTCTGTgtcaccgccaccgccgtcacCAGTGAAGGAGACTGATTCGCACAAGGACCCTCCTCCAGGAGGTCCAGGATCGAATGGTGAAGGTGAAGTGAATGGTGGGACGAACCCAGAGGACACAGGAAGTCAGGTGAACAAGGAGGAGATGAATAAAATGAAGGAGGTGATGGAGAAGTGTGGTGCCTCACATAAGTGCTCCTCCGGAAAGGAATTCTCTGCTTGCCTGGTTTCTGATAATG CTTCAGTTGGGTCATTTGTTATTACTGTCCAGAATGAAGGGCAGAATGAGATTAACGTTACTGTCAAAGAACCGTCAAATATAGATATTAATAAGAAGCCTCTACATCTTGCCAATGGTGCCTTTGGACAG ATGAACATTACATATATCAGACCAGATGGTTGGAATATTACTTTACATGGTGGAAATGAGAACTGCTCCATACACATCAGGCAGTTGGCAAAGAGGCAGTCGGTTTCTGATTTGCAACAACAGTTTCAAATGTTTGCAGCCTATGCAACACGTTTGAATCCAATATACGGAGCCTACATTTTCGTGTTCACTGTTGTTTTGGTGGGCATTGTGTGCGCCTGCTGCAAGTTTGCAAAGAGAAGAGGCAACGATGGGGTCCCTTACCAGCAGCTTGAGATGGGAGCTCAAGCACCAAACTCTGCAGTGGTGGCCACCACCACAAGCACCACGGATGGCTGGGAAGATGGCTGGGATGATGACTGGGATGATGAAGAAGCACCTGCAAGACCATCAGATAAAAAACCTACTAGCAGTGTCTCAGCAAATGGTCAGTCTTTGAGATCACAGATCAATAGCAAAGATGGTTGGGATGTTGATTGGGATGACTAA
- the LOC120665150 gene encoding uncharacterized protein LOC120665150 yields MRIEELLGREGPLEYEPAVYCKCKKKAPRWISRSIMNPGRRYYACINRRAGGCDFWQWHDEDSTTPFVKQLLIDLRDKVWALAKENAELRDSFADARSGTEQQLVGTLQWTALTTALADKESEVFSLTGKLKKLETQRQLLVVAIIGCMCIVVGMLFT; encoded by the exons atgCGGATCGAGGAACTTCTTGGTCGGGAGGGGCCCCTGGAGTATGAACCAGCCGTGTACTGCAAGTGCAAGAAGAAAGCGCCGAGATGGATTTCCAGGAGCATTATGAACCCTGGGAGGAGGTACTATGCCTGCATCAACCGCCGG GCGGGCGGATGCGATTTCTGGCAGTGGCATGATGAAGACAGCACTACCCCATTTGTGAAGCAATTGCTGATAGATTTGAGGGACAAGGTTTGGGCTTTGGCTAAAGAGAACGCAGAACTGAGAGATTCTTTTGCTGACGCGAGATCAGGAACGGAACAACAGCTTGTTGGGACACTGCAGTGGACTGCCTTGACGACAGCTCTAGCAGATAAGGAGTCCGAAGTCTTTTCATTAACTGGCAAACTGAAGAAATTAGAAACCCAAAGGCAATTACTAGTGGTAGCAATAATTGGCTGTATGTGTATTGTTGTTGGCATGCTGTTTACTTAG
- the LOC120665151 gene encoding RING-H2 finger protein ATL74-like, which translates to MDRRDSEASAPAAAAARRAANGTGGDGAAAAGPEPGDANLDTNMVIILAALFFALLFAIGLNSLARCALRFGGRGAAGDGGGRSGDGVASASASGGASCVRGIKRRALRSIPVEVYGGGGVEGGGAAAGAGEEDVCAICLGEFADGETVRVLPRCGHGFHVPCVDAWLLSRGSCPTCRRPVMDGSKPAAAKAGAAGQSRRRPDGDTIAVVIA; encoded by the coding sequence ATGGACCGGCGGGACTCGGAGGCGAGCGCGccggcagcggccgcggcgaggcgggccgcgaacggcaccggcggcgacggggcggccgcggcggggccggaGCCCGGCGACGCGAACTTAGACACCAACATGGTGATCATCCTGGCGGCGCTCTTCTTCGCGCTGCTGTTCGCCATCGGGCTCAACTCGCTGGCGCGGTGCGCGCTCCGGTTCGGGGGCCGTGGCGCGGCCGGGGACGGCGGAGGCCGCAGCGGCGACGGggtggcgtcggcgtcggcgtcgggcgGCGCGTCGTGCGTCCGCGGGATAAAGAGGCGCGCGCTGCGAAGCATCCCCGTGGAGGTgtacggaggcggcggcgtggagggaggcggcgccgccgccggggcgggggaggaggacgtGTGCGCCATCTGCCTGGGCGAGTTCGCGGACGGCGAGACGGTGCGCGTGCTCCCGCGGTGCGGGCACGGGTTCCACGTCCCCTGCGTGGACGCCTGGCTGCTGTCCCGCGGCTCCTGCCCGACGTGCCGCCGCCCCGTGATGGACGGCAGCAAGCCCGCGGCCGCCAAGGCCGGCGCCGCGGGCCAGAGCCGGCGTCGGCCGGATGGCGACACCATCGCCGTGGTCATCGCTTGA
- the LOC120665152 gene encoding non-specific lipid-transfer protein 1-like: MAAAAAASSSRRAPALLLVAAALALALAARPAGAALSCSTVYNTLMPCLGYVQSGGAVPQACCSGIQSLLSVARTTPDRRAICTCLKNVAAGAAGGPYISRAAGLPGRCGVSLPYKLSPNMNCNSIN, translated from the exons atggctgctgctgccgccgcgtcgtcgtctcgccgcgcgccggcgctgctcctcgTGGCCGCCGCGCTGGCTCTGGCGCTGGCGGCGCGGCCTGCCGGGGCGGCGCTGTCGTGCTCCACGGTATACAACACGCTGATGCCGTGCCTCGGGTACGTGCAGTCGGGCGGGGCGGTGCCCCAGGCGTGCTGCTCGGGGATCCAGAGCCTCCTGTCCGTGGCGCGCACCACCCCCGACCGCCGCGCCATCTGCACCTGCCTCAAGAACGtggcggcgggcgccgccggcgggcccTACAtcagccgcgccgccgggctGCCCGGCAGGTGCGGCGTCTCGCTGCCCTACAAGCTCAGCCCCAACATGAACTGCAACTC GATAAACTGA